The DNA region TGGAGGACATCTCGGCGCCGCGCTGCTTCGAGCTGGAGGACCGCCTCAAGGAGGCCCTCGACTGCCCGGTCATGCACGACGACCAGCACGGGACGGCGATCGTCACGCTGGCCGCGCTGCGCGGGGCGAACCAGGTCCTCGGTAAGGACATCTCCGGCCAGCGCGTGGTCGTCTCGGGAGCCGGCGCGGCGGGTGTGGCCTGCGCCAGGATCCTGCAGAACGCCGGCGTCGCGGACGTCACCGTGCTCGACTCGCGCGGCATCATCCACTCCGGTCGCGAGGGCCTGAACCCGATCAAGCAGAAGCTCGCCGAGACCACGAACACGGCCGGTCTGCGCGGCGGCCTCGGCGAGGCGCTGAAGGGCGCCGACGTCTTCCTCGGCCTGTCCGGGGCGACCATCGACGAGACCCTGCTGGCCGGGATGGCCGACGACGCGATCGTGTTCGCGCTGTCCAACCCCGACCCGGAGGTGCACCCGGTCGCGGCGTCGCGGTACGCCAAGATCGTGGCGACCGGGCGCAGCGACTTCCCGAACCAGATCAACAACGTGCTGGCGTTCCCCGGCGTCTTCCGCGGCGCGCTCGACTCCGGCGCGCGGGCGATCACGGAGAACATGAAGCTGGCCGCGGCCGACGCGATCTTCGCGGTCGCGCAGGACGACCTCGGCCCGGACCGGATCGTCCCGAGCCCGCTGGACCCGCGCGTCGCGCCCGAGGTGGCCGCCGCGGTCGCGAAGGCCGCGGAGGCCGACGGCGTGGTGTGACGGTCCCGTTCACGCTCGCTCAAGCGCTATGAGAGGTCCTTTCCTTGCGAATTTCGCACGGAAAGGACCTCTCACAGCGTTCGGGGGTCGCGCACGTCAGCCGGTCGGGACAGCGAGGTCCGCACCGGGGACGAGGACGGAACCGGTCAGCTCCGAACCGGGCGAGTGGAGCGTGCAGAAGACGGTGCGCACGCCGTGCTTCCACTCGTCGCGCCCCGGCTTCCAGGTGACCAGGTCGGTGTAGACACCCTCCGCGTTGAGCCGCGGACTGTCCACGTTCTTCGCCATGATCCGCTGGCAGTGCGTCAAGGCCTCCGCTTTCAGTTCCCCGCCGCTGGGCCAGGGGCCGTCCGCCGCAGTGAAAGCCCCGATCACCTCGGTGCTGTGCGCGCGGTCGCACGTGGTGAGTTCGACGCTGGTGTAAGTACCCGTGACCGCGGGCTGCTGGAAGCAATCGCCCGGCTTCAACGTGCAGACGTTGGCGTGCCCGGACGGCGGCGTCGCGCAACTCGCGCCCGTCGGGCTCGCCGTGTAGCGGTCCGGGTCCCCCATGGTGTTCCCGAGCAGGGCGACCCAGCCGATGGCCCAGAACCCGGCGGCCACGAGGCCACCGATCGCCAGGCCCCGGCCCTGCTGCTTTCCCGGGCCGGTCTGGGTGAGCGCGATGATGCCCAGGATGATCGCGGGCAGCAGCGGCAGCGCCAGGCAACCGGCCAAGCCCAGTACGAGCGTGGCGATCGCGAGACCGCTGGTCTTGGGGCGTTGCGGGTAGGCGAACCCGTACGGCTGGTTCATGGGACCGAACCTAGGAGCGGCTCATGACGTTCCGATGACACGCGCCTCAGGCGAGCAGTTCCGCCAGCCGGTGCCGCGGCAGGTCGATCAGCCGTGCGTCCGTCAGCTCCGGCGGAACGTCCAGCGAGACGTTCGCCAGCCGGGCGTGCGCCCTGGTCAGCAGCTCATCCTGGTGCTCGACGGCGTCCGCGACGACGACGGCGTGCCGGTTGTCCGGGGCGCTCCGCAGCAACCGCAGCTTGTACTTCGCCCCGACCAGCCGGTTCAGCGCGCCCTGCGCCTCGGCGTTCGTCAGATCGGGATGCGAGTTCGGGACCAGCAGCGCCAGCCGCCGCGCGTTGGTGCCCAGCAGGGTCCGCAGCAGCCACGGGCCGGGGTCGGCCGAGAGGTCCATCGCGACCGCGTCGCCTTCCGGCCCGGAAACGGACCAGTCCACCGGCCGTGACTCCAAGGCCAGCCCGCCCTCGGTGGCGATCTCGTGCAGCTTCTCCAGCAGCGACGGCTTGGCCGCGCCGGCGGACTCCACCGACTGCGGGCCGTGCGTGTAGATCGCGGCCTTCCCCTTGCCGCCGCGGTTCTTCTTCGACTTCGCGGTCGGCTGGCAGACGTAGAGGTCCGCCGCGCTCCCGATCGCCTGCGCGCCGAAGTACCGGTTGAAGCCGGGCAGGATCGCTTCGAAGGTCAGCCCGAGCGTCGCGAGTGCCCGCTGCACCTGCGCGCCCAGCGCGGGGTGGCGGGGCTGTAGCCGTAGGCGAGCAGCAACCGGCCGTCCGAGGGTTCGGCGAGCGCCTGAACGCCGCGCGCCGCGAACAGGCCCATTCCTTCGGGGGTGTAAGGCGGATCACTGAACACGAGGTCCATCCGCCCGGTCACCGAGGGCGGCAGGCCGACGCGCAGATCCGTGTGCAGCGTGCGGACGGACCGCTCACTGAGTTCGTCGATGTAGGAGAGCACGCGATCGTCGAGATCGACGACGGTGAGGTCCGCGTCCGGCCGCAACGCGCGCACGGCCAGGGAAGTGAGGTCGTGGTCGCCGAGGAACAGCAGCTTTGCTGTGCCGAGGTCGTAGCGCTCGTCCAGCCACAGCGCCCGGTTCAGCACCGTCTCCGGCGTCGCCTGCACGTGATCGAGCGCGGCCAGCGGCGCGGGCACGTTCTCGACGTAGCTGGTGATGGTCTTCAGCAGGTCGGGATCGGATTTCCGGTCCCGTGCCCCGAAGTGCGCGTACTTCTCGCGGGCGGCGGGGGCGAGCCGCAAGCGGGACTCGTTCCGCTCGAGGTCGTCGCCGAGAGCGTTCAGGACGTCTTCGACACTCCGGCGCGGCGCGGTGCTGACGCGGACCAGCTCGCCGAGGTCACGCCAATCCGTCCGGAGCAGGGAAATCACCTGATGGAGCGGTCGCACGTGGACACCGTGCGCCGCGAGGACGTCATCGACGGAGGAACTCACAGGCAGCAGCCTAGTGACCCGCCTCCTGGGACACCGTGCCAACAGGCAGGATCTGGGCTACGGTTTTTCGACCAGACATGGGGAGAGACACGTGACTATCGAGTTCCGTGGCGTGACCAAGCGGTATCCGGACGGGACGGTCGCGGTCGACGACCTGAACCTCACCGTGGAGGACGGCACCATCACCGTCTTCGTCGGGCCGTCCGGCTGCGGCAAGACCACGTCGCTGCGGATGATCAACCGGATGGTCGAGCCGACTTCGGGCACGGTGCTGCTCGACGGCAAGGACGTCAGCGACGGCGACCCGGCGTTGCTGCGCCGCGGCATCGGTTACGTCATCCAGCACGCCGGCCTCTTTCCACACAGGACGGTCCTGGACAACGTCGCCACCGTGCCGCTGCTGTCCGGCTGGGACAAGGGCAAGGCGCGCAAACGCGCGGCGGAACTGCTCGAGACCGTCGGTCTGCCCGCGGAACTCGGCAAGCGGTACCCGGCCCAGCTTTCCGGCGGCCAGCAGCAGCGCGTCGGCGTCGCGCGGGCGCTCGCGGCGGATTCGCCGGTGCTGCTGATGGACGAGCCGTTCTCCGCCGTCGACCCGATCGTCCGCGAGGAACTGCAGGACGAACTGCTGCGCCTGCAGTCGCAGCTGGGCAAGACGATCGTGTTCGTCACCCACGACATCGACGAGGCCGTGCGGCTCGGCGACAAGATCGCGGTGCTCCGCGTCGGCGGGGTGCTCGCGCAGTACGGCACGCCGTCGGAGGTGCTGCGGCATCCCGTCGACGATTTCGTCGCGTCGTTCGTCGGCAAGGACCGCGGCTACCGCGGGCTCTCCTTCCTTTCGGCGGAAGGGATCGTCGTCGAAGAGGTCAAGCGGGTCGAGGTCGGCAAGCCCGCCCCCGGCCCGTCCGACGACTGGCAGGTCGCGGTCAACGCCGAAGGGCAGCCGCGCGGCTGGCTGCGGCCGGGGTCCACTGTGGACGGAGAGCTCGCGGAGACCGATCTCGTCGCCGGCGGTTCGCTGTACCTCCAGGGTTCGCCGATCCGGGGCGCGCTCGACGCGGCGCTTTCGTCGCCCGCGAGCCTCGGTGTCGTGGTGGACGCCGACCAAAAGGTCCTCGGCGTGGTCAGAGCCCAGCAAGTCCTCGAGGTGATCGAAACGCCGTCGCTGAGTTCCTGATGGGGGACTTCTTCGCGGAGCTCGGCCGCTACCTGGGCAGCGCCAACAACAGGTCGCAGTTCTTCGGCGACCTGCTCGACCACGTCTATCTCTCGCTGGTCCCGCTGGCGCTGGGCCTGGTGATCGCGGTGCTGGCGGGCTGGCTGGGCCACCGGTTCGCCGCGGTGCGTTCCGTGCTGCTGGTGGTGGCGAACCTGCTGTACACGATCCCGTCGCTCGCCTTGTTCGTGGTGATCCCGGGCATCATCGGCTCGAAGATCCTCGACAGCGTCAACGTCATCGTGGCGCTCACGATCTACACCGCGGCCCTGCTCGTGCGCCCGGTGCTGGACGCGCTCGACGCCGTCCCGCCGCACGTCGTCGCCGCGGCCACGGCGATCGGCTACAAACCCGCGCGCCGGTTCCTCACCGTGGAGCTGCCGCTTTCGGTGCCGGTGCTCGCGGCGGGCGTCCGGGTGGCCTCGGTCAGCAACATCAGCCTGGTCAGCGTCGGCGCGCTGATCGGCACCGGCGGGCTCGGCGTGCTGTTCACCGACGGCTTCCAGCGCGAGTACTTCTCGCCGATCGTCGTCGGGATCGTCGCGACCCTGCTGCTCGCGCTGATCGTGGATCTGGTGCTGGTCCAGCTGCGCAATGTCCTCACACCCTGGGACCGGGTGGCGACCACGGCGGGGGCGAAATGATCGGCGACGTGCTGAACTGGTTCGGCGACCCGGCCCACTGGCAGGGCCCCGACGGCGTCCCCGCCCGGCTGCTGCAGCATCTCGGCTACACGGCGCTGGCGCTGGTCTTCGCGCTGATCATCGCGATCCCGCTCGGCCTCTACGTCGGGCACACCGGTCGCGGCGCGGTGCTGCTGGTGAGCGGCGGCAACGCGATCCGCGCGCTGCCGACGCTGGGGCTGGTGACCTTCCTGTTCCTGCTCTTCACCGAAAGCGAGCTCTCGACGATCATCGGCCTCGTGGTGCTCGCCATCCCGCCGATCCTCGCCGGGACGTACGCGGGCCTGCAGGCGACCGATCACGGCGTGGTCGACGCGGCGCAGGGCATCGGAATGACCGGCTGGCAACGGTTGTGGAAGGTGGAGGTGCCGATCTCGCTGCCGCTGGTGCTCGGCGGGGTGCGGAACTCGGTGCTGCAGCTGGTGGCGACGGCCGCCGTGGCCGCCTACGTCGGGCTCGGCGGGCTCGGCCGGTTCCTGCTCGACGGACTGGCCATTTTGGACTATCCGCAGGTGGTCGCGGGCGCCTTGCTGACGACGTTGCTGGCCGTCGTGCTGGACCTCGCGCTGGCGGGCGTCCAGCGGGTGCTGGTGCCCAAGGGAGTTCGGCTGGCGCAGGCCGCGAGCGGGAAGAAGGCGAAGGTATGAGGCGGAGGGTGGCGGCGCTGTTCGCCGGGATCGCCTTGCTGACGGCGAGCTGTGGCAACCCGCTCGCCGGGGGAGCCGAGGGCGGTGCGTCCGGCGACATCATCATCGGCGCGTCCGATGTCGGGGAAAGCCTTCTGCTGGCCCAGATCTACGCGGGCGCGCTGCGCAACGCGGGCGCGGAGAACGTGACCGTGCGCCCGCCGGTCGGCAGCCGCGAGGTCGTCGTCAAGGCACTGCAGGACAAATCGCTTTCGGTGGTGCCGGACTACAGCGGGAACCTGTTGCGCTACTTCGACAAGGACACGCAGGCGACCACGCCTCAGGACGTCTACGCGCAGCTGAAACAGAAGTTGCCGCAGGGATTCGAAGTCCTCGAACAGGCGCCGGCGGAGGACAAGGACCTGCTGGTGGTGCGCAAGGAACTCGCCGATTCCGGTATCCGGACCTTCTCCGATCTCGGCAAGCGGTGCAAGGAACTCGTGTTCGGCGGCCCCGGGCAATGGAGCAGCCGCTGGAAGGACAAGATCAAGTCGCTCTACGGCTGCGAGTTCGCCGAGATCCGCACGACCGACACCGGCGGCCCGGTCACGGTCGCGGCGCTGAAATCCGGCGACATCCAGGTCGCCGATCTGTTCAGCACGTCGTCGTCGATCGCCGCCAACGGGTTCGTGCCGCTGGTGGACGACAAGAACATGTTCCCCGCACAGAACATCGTGCCGCTCGCGGCGAAGGGGACGTTGTCACCGAAGGAGGTCGACGCGCTGAACCGGGTTTCGGCGGCGCTCACGACCGACCAGCTGACCGAGCTGAACGTCCAGTTCAGCGAAGAGAAACGCAACCCGCTCGACGTCGCCGAGGAGTTCCTGCGCCGGAACAACCTCCTCGCGCCCGCCTGACCCTCCATGCGTTTCGTCCTCTGAACGCGGTCGTTGCACGCGCAAGGACCGCATCCAGAGGACGAAACGCGGGAGGGGCTAGAGGCGGTCGAAGGCGGCCGAGTAGCGGAACTCGCCCTGGAGCTCCGGCGTGTACGCGCGGAGGGTGCGGACCTGGAAGTGCGGCGCCCATTCCGCGACCGGCGGCGTGATCCCGTGCTGTGCGGCGAGAACGAAACCGAAGCGGGAGTAGTAGTTCGGGTCGCCCAGCAGGACCACCGCGCCGTACCCGAGCGCGTCCGCCGCGCCGAGCACGGCGTGTACGAGCGCGGAGCCGACGCCGGAGGCGTGGTACTCGGGAAGGACACCGAGCGGACCGAGACCGACCGCCGACTTCTCGTCGTCGCCGAGCTTCGCCGGGCTGCAGCAGACGTGCCCGACGACCTTGCCGTCGCGTTCGGCCACGATGGACAGTGCGCCGATCAGGTCGCCGTCCTCTCGTAGCTCGTCGACGAGTTTCGCCTCGACCACCGGGACACTGAGTTTCGCGAACGCGGCCAGATGCACGGCGTGGATCGCATCGCGGTCGGCCGGGATTTCCTGTCGGAGCAGCATGCGCCAGAGTGTGCTCCATCCGAAGGTAGGATGGAAATCGTTTTCCGCCCGACGGCGTCACGACTTTCGTAGGCGGCCATCCGTGTGTACTTCCACGAGCGTGAAACGCCGGGAGGGCGGGAGAACGACCACCAGATGTGCGGATCCCCAATTCTTCGTGGGCCGTACGGGCGCAAAACGCGACTAAAGGCGGGGGCTGAACGGTGCCCGAGCTGCGCCGACGCGACGTCCATTACTACCGGGATGTCCGTAATGCAAGGTCTTCCTTGGGGTGAAATCGCCACTTAGTCTCAGCCTGCGCTCCTAAGTGGAACGCGCTTCACCTCTGAGTCACCCCAACGATCCGGCGGGCTTCTTCATGCCCGTGGGTCGCCCCTGCCTGGGAGGAATATCTTGAACAATTCCCTGGGAACCTTGAAGAGACGACTGCCCGCCTTCGGTTTGGCCGCGGCCGTCGCCGTGCTGACGGCGCTGGGCGGAACCACCGTCGCGTCGGCGGCCGAGGGTTCGATCGTCAACGCGGGTAGCGCCAAGGCGATCAAGGACAGCTACATCGTCGTGCTGAAGGACGGCTCGTCGGTCGAAGCCACCGCGAAGAGCGTGACCCAGCGCCACGGTGGCACGGTCGAGAAGACCTTCGCGTCTTCGGTCCGCGGCTTCTCCGGTGCGCTGACCGAAAAGCAGGCGAAGCGCGTCGCCGCCGACCCCGCCGTCGCCTACGTGGAGCAGAACCAGACCGTCTCGATCTCGGCGGACCAGCTGAACCCGCCGTCGTGGGGCCTGGACCGGGTCGACCAGCAGAGCCTTCCGCTGGACCAGAAGTACAGCTACAGCACCACGGCGTCGAACGTCACCGCGTACGTCGTCGACACCGGCATCCTCACCACGCACCCCGACTTCGGCGGGCGCGCGACCCACGGCCGTGACACCGTCGACAACGACAACGACGCCACGGACTGCCAGGGCCACGGCACCCACGTCGCCGGCACCATCGGCGGCACCGCGCACGGTCTGGCCAAGGGCGTCAAGCTCGTCGCCGTCCGCGTGCTGAACTGCTCCGGTTCGGGCACGACCGCCGGCGTCATCGCCGGTGTCGACTGGGTGACCGCGAACGCCGTCAAGCCCGCCGTCGCGAACATGAGCCTCGGTGGCGGCGCTTCGACGACCCTCGACCAGGCCGTCCAGCGGTCGATCGCGGCAGGCATCACCTACGGTGTCGCGGCCGGTAACGACACCGGCGCCAACGCGTGCAACACCTCGCCCGCCCGCACGCCGGAAGCGATCACCGTCGGCTCGACGACGAACACGGACGCGCGGTCGAGCTTCTCCAACATCGGCACCTGCCTCGACATCTTCGCGCCGGGCAGCGGCATCACGTCGACGTGGCTGAACAACGGCACCAACACCATCAGCGGTACCTCGATGGCGACCCCGCACGTCGTGGGCGCGGCGGCCCTGTACGCCTCCGCCAACCCGTCGGCCACGCCGAAGCAGGTCCGTGACGCGCTGGTCGCCAACGGCACCAAGGACAAGGTGACCAACCCGGGCACCGGTTCGCCGAACGTGCTGCTCTACACGGGCACCGGCGGTGGCCCCGGCCCCGAGCCCACCCCCTGTGGCACGCAGACCAACAGCGGCGTCGTCGCCATCCCCGACGCCGGTGCCGCGGTGACCAGCACGATCACCGTCGCCAACTGCGCCCGCAACGCCTCGGCCACCACCAAGGTCGCGGTGAACATCACGCACACCTACGTCGGTGACCTCGTCATCGACCTGGTCGCGCCGGACGGCAGCTCCTACCGCCTGAAGGGTTCGAGCAACGACTCGTCCGACAACATCAACACCACCTACACCGCCAACGTCTCGTCCGAGGCCGCCAACGGTGCCTGGAAGCTGAAGGTCCAGGACGTCTACCGGATCGACACCGGCTCGCTCAACAGCTGGTCGTTGACCGTCTGATCCACCCCTGGAGTACGTGAAGGCCCCCTTCCTCCTGCTGGGAAGGGGGCCTTCCCGTCTCCGGAGAGTGATTCGGCGCCCAGTTGCGGCGTTCGTCCACTAAGGACCTTCGCGAGGCTTTAACCTCTCTCGCATGCAGCCCGGACCGCCCTATCAGCAGGGACCTCAGCAGCCGTATCCACCGCAGGGATATCCCGGCTACCCGCAGCCCGGATACGGGCCGCCGCCCAAGAAGTCGAACACCGGACTGATCGTCGGGCTCGTCATCGGCGCGGTGGTGCTGCTCGGTGGTGGCGGGGTCGCGGCCTTCCTCCTGCTGTCCGACTCCGGTTCGTCGACGTCCGCCGCGCCGACTTCGTCGAAGAAGAGCGGGCCGCCGGACAAGTACACCTCCATGCCCGCCTGCGAGCGGATCGGGAGCAAGGTGCGGAACCTTCCGCCGCTCGAAACGCCGAAGGGCGAGGAGCCGGCGAGCACGTCGAACGACGAGATCACCTACACCCGGTCGTCCTGCTCCTGGCGTGAACCGAACGCGCCGTCGGCGACCGTTTCGATGTACCTGTCGAAGTCGAAGGAGCCGGGCTCGGGCGCGGGGGAGGCCTGGGCCAAGGCCGGGGTCGAGAACGCCGTGACCGATGGCGGCGTGCTCATCCCCACCATGGCGAAGTCCACCAAAGCCGTGCACACCAAGCTCGATTCGCCGAGCCAGTGCCAGATCAAGTTCTACCAGGGCAACGTCGAGGGCGAGATCATCGTGACCGGCCCCGACCCGTCCGGGACGGTCAACCAGACGGTGTGCAAGGAGAACGCCCTGAAGATGGCGAGGGCGACCTCCGAGGCGATCGGCTGAAGGACGCTTTCCCCGCATCAGACGCAGCGAAAGGGCCCTTCACCGCATGAGATGCGGTGAAGGGCCCTTTCAGCTCACGTCAGGCGATCAGTCGAAGGCCCGCGCGATCAGCGCCTTCTGCTCGACCTCGTGCACCTTGGACGAACCGGCCGACGGGGCGGCCATCGGACGGCGCGACACGACGTCCAGGCTGGAGAACACCTCCGGGAGCTTCCGCGGCAGGTTCAGGCCGAAGAACGGCCACGCACCCTGGTTTTCCGGCTCCTCCTGGACCCAGACCGCGGGAGCGCCGTTGTAGCGCTCCAGCGCCGCCAGCAGCTTCTTCTTGGGCAGCGGGTAGTACTGCTCGACGCGCACGATCGCGACGTCGTTCGCCTCGCGCTTCGTGCGCTCGGCCACCAGCTCCCAGTACAGCTTGCCCGAGGTCAGCAGGACCTTGCGCACCTTCGACGGGTCGACAACCGCGTCGTCGATGACCGACATGAACTTCGTCTGGCCGGTGAAGTCCTCGACCTGCGAGGTCGCGGCCTTGTTGCGCAGCATCGACTTGGGGGTGAAGACCACCAGCGGGCGGTTGACCCCGTCGAGGGCGTGCCGGCGGAGCAGGTGGAAGTAGTTCGCCGGGGTCGACGGGACCGCGACGGTCATCGAGCCTTCGGCGCACAGCGAGAGGAAACGCTCGATGCGGCCGGAGGTGTGGTCCGGGCCCTGGCCCTCGTGGCCGTGCGGCAGCAGCAGCACGACGTCGGAGAGCTGGCCCCACTTGGCCTCACCGGAGGAGATGTACTCGTCGATGACGGTCTGCGCGCCGTTGACGAAGTCACCGAACTGCGCTTCCCACATCACCAGCGCTTCGGAGTTGGCCACGGAGTAGCCGTACTCGAAGCCGACCGCCGCGTACTCGGACAGCGCCGAGTCGTAGATCATCACGCGGCCCTGGTTCTCGGCCAGGCTGGCCAGCGGTGAGTACTCCTGGCCGGTCTTGCGGTCGATCAGCACCGAGTGGCGCTGCGTGAAGGTGCCGCGGCGGGAGTCCTGGCCGGACAGCCGCACGAGGCGGCCTTCCATGGCCAGCGAACCGAAGGCGAGCAGCTCGCCGAACGCCCAGTCGATGCCGCCTTCGCGGGACATCTTGTGACGGCGTTCCATGACCGGCTTGACCCGCGGGTGCGGGGTGAAGCCCTCGGGCACGTTGAGGAACGCGTCGCCGATGTGCTCGATGACCTCGGTGGTGGTCGCCGTGGGCACCTTGGCCGGGACCTGCTGCTCCTCCTCGACCGAGGGGCTGGCCTTCGCCGGGTGCTTCTCCAGCTCGCGGACCTCGTTGAACACGTGCTCCAGCTGGCTGGAGAAGTCGCGCAACGCGGCTTCGGCCTCTTCGACGGAGATGTCGCCGCGGCCGATCAGCGATTCGGTGTAGGTCTTCCGGACCGAACGCTTCGTGTCGATGATGTCGTACATCGCCGGCTGGGTCATCGAGGGGTCGTCGCCCTCGTTGTGGCCGCGGCGGCGGTAGCAGATCAGGTCGATCACGACGTCCTTGTGGAACGCCTGGCGGTAGTCGACGGCCAGCTTGGCCACCCAGTGCGCGGCCTCGGGGTCGTCGCCGTTCACGTGGAAGATCGGCGAGCCGATCATCTTCGCGACGTCGGTGGCGTACTGGCTCGACCGCGAGTGCTCGGGCGCGGTGGTGAAGCCGACCTGGTTGTTGACGATGACGTGCACGGTGCCGCCGGTGCGGTACCCGCGCAGCAGCGCCAGGTTCAGGGTCTCGGCCACGACACCCTGGCCCGCGAAAGCCGCGTCGCCGTGCATCAGGACGGGGAGGACGGTGAAGCCCTCGCCACCCTTGTCGAGGATGTCCTGCTTCGCGCGGACGATGCCCTCGAGGACCGGGTCGACGGTCTCCAGGTGCGACGGGTTCGCGGTCAGCGACACCTTGGTCTCGCCGTCGCCGAACATGCGGAAGTACTTGCCCTCGGCGCCGAGGTGGTACTTCACGTCACCGGAACCGTGCGCCTGGCCCGGGTCGAGGTTGCCCTCGAACTCCTGGAAGATCTGCGCGATCGGCTTGCCGACGATGTTCGCGAGCACGTTCAGGCGGCCGCGGTGCGGCATGCCGATGACGACCTCGTCGAGCTCGTGCTCGGCGGCCTTGTCCAGCAGCGTGTCCAGCAGCGGGATCGCCGTCTCGCCGCCTTCGAGGGAGAACCGCTTCTGGCCGACGTACTTGGTCTGCAGGAAGGTCTCGAACGCCTCGGCGGCGTTGAGCTTCGAGAGCACGTACTTCTGGACGGCGGGGTCCGGCTTCTCGTGCGGGATCTCGACGCGGTCCTGGATCCAGCGGCGCTCCTCGGGGTCGAGGATGTGCGTGTACTCGATGCCGACGGTGCGGCAGTACGAGTTGCGCAGCACGCCGAGGATGTCGCGCAGCTTCATCCGCTCCTGGCCGGCGAAGCCGCCGACCGGGAACTCGCGGTCCAGGTCCCACAGGGTCAGGCCGTGGGAGAGGACGTCGAGGTCGGCGTGGCTGCGCTGCCGGTAGTTCAGCGGGTCGGTGTCGGCCATCAGGTGACCGCGCATGCGGAAGGCGTCGATCAGCTCGATGACACGCGCGGTCTTGTCGACCGGGCCGTCCGGGATGTCGGCGACCCAGCGGATCGGCTCGTACGGCAGGCGCAGGCTGGTGAAGACGTCGTCGTAGAAGCCGTCCTCGCCGAGCAGCAGCTCGTGGATGCGCTTGAGGAACTCGCCCGACTCCGCGCCCTGGATGATGCGGTGGTCATACGTCGAGGTCAGCGTCATGATCTTCGAGACGCCGAGGTCGACCAGCGCCTTCTCGCTGGTGCCCTCGAAATGCGCCGGGTACTGCATGGCGCCGACGCCGATGATCGCGCCCTGGCCCGCCTGCAGCCGCGGCACCGAGTGGTTGGTGCCGATGCCGCCGGGGTTGGTCAGCGAGATCGTGGTGCCGGCGAAGTCGTCGGCGGTCAGCTTGCCGTTGCGGGCCTTCTTGACGATCTCCTCGTAGGCCTGCCAGAACTGCATGAAGGTCATGTTCTC from Amycolatopsis sp. EV170708-02-1 includes:
- a CDS encoding multifunctional oxoglutarate decarboxylase/oxoglutarate dehydrogenase thiamine pyrophosphate-binding subunit/dihydrolipoyllysine-residue succinyltransferase subunit; amino-acid sequence: MSSSSPASQFGPNEWVVEEMYDQFLADPSSVNAAWHDFFADFKPTQDAQAKTDDARPAPAAPAKESAASNGQATKPAPKTEPTAKQTAPAKAAPKAEAKPAPKAAAPKAAEKAPAKPAEKDAEAESKQLRGAAAAIAKNMDASLSVPTATSVRAVPAKLMADNRIVINNHLKRTRGGKISFTHLIGYAMVRALKNFPNMNRHYQLIDGKPFAVTPEHVNFGLAIDMKGKEGARTLVVASIKATENMTFMQFWQAYEEIVKKARNGKLTADDFAGTTISLTNPGGIGTNHSVPRLQAGQGAIIGVGAMQYPAHFEGTSEKALVDLGVSKIMTLTSTYDHRIIQGAESGEFLKRIHELLLGEDGFYDDVFTSLRLPYEPIRWVADIPDGPVDKTARVIELIDAFRMRGHLMADTDPLNYRQRSHADLDVLSHGLTLWDLDREFPVGGFAGQERMKLRDILGVLRNSYCRTVGIEYTHILDPEERRWIQDRVEIPHEKPDPAVQKYVLSKLNAAEAFETFLQTKYVGQKRFSLEGGETAIPLLDTLLDKAAEHELDEVVIGMPHRGRLNVLANIVGKPIAQIFQEFEGNLDPGQAHGSGDVKYHLGAEGKYFRMFGDGETKVSLTANPSHLETVDPVLEGIVRAKQDILDKGGEGFTVLPVLMHGDAAFAGQGVVAETLNLALLRGYRTGGTVHVIVNNQVGFTTAPEHSRSSQYATDVAKMIGSPIFHVNGDDPEAAHWVAKLAVDYRQAFHKDVVIDLICYRRRGHNEGDDPSMTQPAMYDIIDTKRSVRKTYTESLIGRGDISVEEAEAALRDFSSQLEHVFNEVRELEKHPAKASPSVEEEQQVPAKVPTATTTEVIEHIGDAFLNVPEGFTPHPRVKPVMERRHKMSREGGIDWAFGELLAFGSLAMEGRLVRLSGQDSRRGTFTQRHSVLIDRKTGQEYSPLASLAENQGRVMIYDSALSEYAAVGFEYGYSVANSEALVMWEAQFGDFVNGAQTVIDEYISSGEAKWGQLSDVVLLLPHGHEGQGPDHTSGRIERFLSLCAEGSMTVAVPSTPANYFHLLRRHALDGVNRPLVVFTPKSMLRNKAATSQVEDFTGQTKFMSVIDDAVVDPSKVRKVLLTSGKLYWELVAERTKREANDVAIVRVEQYYPLPKKKLLAALERYNGAPAVWVQEEPENQGAWPFFGLNLPRKLPEVFSSLDVVSRRPMAAPSAGSSKVHEVEQKALIARAFD